The genomic region TTCCTGCAGTTGTATCACTTGAAATTGCCCTCCCATCTATCTTTACAGGTATCATTGCTCTTGGATGAAAGGTTTTTACTATTTGTCTTTTTACCAACTTTAGTAAAGCGACTATACGAATATTCTTCATACCTCCAGCAGTTGAACCTGCACATCCACCAACAAACATTAATAAAAATAAAATAGCTTTACTAAAAGTTGGCCATTGATCAAAATCTACAGTTGAAAAACCTGTAGTTGTTATAATTGCACTTATTTGAAAAAAAGAATCCCTTAAGGCAATACTAATATTATCATAAGAAGTAATTAATAAATTAATTGAAATTAAAACTACAGTCGTAAATACTAAACCAAGATAAAACTTCAATTCAGAATTCTTTAATACATCTCTCCACTTTCCTTTATATAAAGCATAATATAAAGAAAAATTTATACCTGATAATATCATAAATATGGAGATAATAATATGTATATAAGAGCTGTTATAAGCACCTATACTTAAATTCTTAATAGAAAACCCACCTGTACCAATAGTAGAAAAAGCATGATTTATAGAGTCATAAAGAGGCATACCACCTATTAAAAGTAATATCATTAATGTTGCGGTAATAATACTATAAGTTGTGTATAAAATTTTTGCTGTTTCCTTTATTTTGGGAACTATTCTATCCTTTATAGGGCCTGGACTTTCTGCCTTAAAAATTTGAAATCCACTTGCTCCTATGCTTGGCAAAACTGCTACTCCAAACACTAATATTCCCATACCACCTAACCATATAGTAAAACTACGCCAAAATAAAATCCCTTTTGGTATTATTTCTATATCAGTAAGCACTGTAGATCCTGTTGTAGTAAATCCAGATACAGTTTCAAAAAATGCACCTACTAAAGATGGGATACTTCCAGAAAAAACATAGGGAAGTGAACCAAAAAAGGATGCTAAAATCCATCCAAAAGTTACTATAGCTAATCCTTCTTTACCATTAATTTTATTATTCTTGCATTTTACCTTAGTCATTAGATAGCCTACAACACCAATAAGTATTATGCATTTAATAAAAGCTAATACATCGGATTGTCCATAATATACTGCTATAAGCAGGGATGGAAGCATTAATAAAGCCTCAAGACTTAATATCTTCCCTAAAACTTTAATTACGATGCCATAATTCACTAAATACTCCTCCCTTTTTAGGCTTTAAAAACATATCTATTGCCGCTGTATCTTCAGTTAAAGAAAATATAATCAGTCTATCTTTAGCATTGATAATTGTATTACCATTAGGAATAATTACTTTTCCCTTTTGAACAGCTGCACCAATTATTATTCCTTTTGGCAGTCCCAACTCTGACACCTTTTTACCAACTATGTGTAAATTTTCGTCAACAATTACTTCCGTTACTTCTGCCTGTTCACCTAAAAGTAAAGAAACTGAAACAACCTTACCCCCGCGTATAAACTTAAGTATATTACTTACAGTTATATTAACAGGATTTAAGGCAGCATCTATTCCAAATTTATCTATTAAATGAGAGTAACTTGGTCTGCTTATTTTAGCGATAACCTTTTTAACATGAGCTTGTTTAGCCATTAAACACATTAAAATATTCTGTTCATCAAAACCAGTTGCTCCTATAAAAGCATCCATTTCTGATAATTCTTCTTCATCTAATATATTTATATCTGTTCCATCACCATGGATTACTAATACATTATCTAAATTATTACTTAAATACTTGCATCTTTCTCTATCTTCTTCAATTATAACAACATTTATATTAGCTTCAATTAATCTTTTGGCTAAATAATAGCCAAGCTTACCTCCACCAAAGATCATCGCTCTTTTAATTTGCTTTCTATTAGTATTAAGTTTATATTTATCTACTAAATTATTAATACTTCTAGTATCTCCTATAAAATGAATTATGTCATCTTCATTTAATTCTGTAGAGCCATTTGGAATAATTACATCTCCATCTCTTGTTATAGCAGCAATAAGAATTCCGTCCATATTGTCTAAATCCATAATCCTATTTCCTACAAAGCCAGGTAAAATATTAGCACTTAAGTCAAGCATTTGAACTTTGCCCTTTGCAAAGTCACCAGTGTAAAAACTATATTTTTTTAACAAATATCTAGTTATTTCGTTAGCTGTAGCTAAATCAGGATTAACTATTAAATCTATTCCTAGTTCATTTTTAATAAAATCTAGCTGTTCCGTGTACTCTGGATTTCTCATTCTTGCTATAGTTTTCTTACAGCCTAATTTTTTTGCTAAAGTACATATTATAGTATTGGTTTCATCACTATTAGTAGATGCTATCAACAAATCATAATCTTCAATATTAAGTTCTTTTAAAATATCTATTTCTAGTCCATTTGCATTTACTGTAAGAACATCTAAATGGTCATTTATCCTTTCAATGACCTTAGAATTTGAGTCTATTAATGTTACATCAATTCCCTCACTTATCATAGTCTCAGCTAATTTATAACCTAGCTTTCCTACACCTACTATCATTACTTTCATGTAAAATACTCCTTTACTTATTAAAAGCTCTAAAATAATTATTTTTTATTCTTATTATATCTAATTATTGAAGAAATAATTTATATTATTAAATAAATGAATTTAAACAATTAAACTAATAATACATTTTTACGGACAAACATACAAGTTTACAATTTGTTTAAATTTACAATAATTTTCTCATTTTACAAATATAATTGAATTTATTGTCACTTATCATTGTTAATCATATTTTTTCTCTCAATTTCCTTTATTTTTATAAAAAATTTTTTACAACAAAAGATATAAATGAATTATGACATTCATTATATGAAAATTCACTTTATATAAGCAATATCACAATATTATCACTAAAACATATTATATTATAGTGCTATAAGATTTTTGAAAGGAATGACAAGCTTGTATAATTCTTATGATCCTTATCATTATTGGGCGAATATACCAAAAAATAATTGGACTACTGGGTACAACCCTTATTTTTATCGTTCAGAATTTATGATAAATAATACGCTTACAGATCATGGTCCAACTCCTTATGTAATTAATATTGATGAAGCTACTAAAGAAAATAATACTTTCCGTACTGCCTTATGGACAGGTAACAACTTACAAGTAACTTTAATGAGTTTAAATGTTGGAGAAGATATAGGCTTAGAGATTCACCCTGATGTTGATCAGTTCTTGCGCATTGAAGAAGGTGAAGGAATTGTTAGAATGGGAACTGATAGAGATAACTTAGATTTCGAAAGAAGAGTTACTGATGATTTTGCAATAATGATACCTGCGGGTACATGGCATAATGTAATTAACACAGGTAATGAACCTCTTAAATTATATTCCATATATGCACCACCTCAACACCCTCATGGCACCATTCATCAAACTAAAGCTGATGAGCCTGCTTCCAATGGAGATTTAAGAAAATATTAAATAAGGCAGCAAAAACGCAGATAGAATTTAATAAAAGTAATTCTATCTGCGTTTTTTATTCATTATGTCTTTTACTTTTCGCTTAATTTACGAGATTTATTACTGCTATCTATCACTGATTGTATAACAGCCGAACGTAATCCACCGTCTTCTAAGGCTTTTACTCCTTCAATAGTAGTACCTCCTGGTGAGCACACCATATCTTTCAATGCTCCTGGATGCATACCTCCATCTAAAATCATTTTTGCGCTTCCAAGTACTGTTTGTGCAGCTAAACGATAGGCTGTAGCACGAGATAAACCATCCAATACAGCTCCATCAGCCAAGGCTTCAATAAACATAGCTACATAAGCAGGTCCTCCTCCACTAAGACCAGTTACAGTATCAATCATCTTTTCTGGAAGCCATTCTACAATACCTATGGATTTAAATATTTTTTCTGCTTCTGCCTTTTCTTCTTCAGTAAATGTAGTATCAGAACAAAGTACTGTAGCCCCTTCTCCAACCATAGCTGGAGTATTAGGCATTATTCTTAAAACTCTAACCTCTGTATCAGCCCAATCCTTTATAGTATCACTACTAATGCCAGCAACTATTGATAATATTGCCTTTCCTTCTAATGCTTTTCCTGCTTCCTTCAAAACATTTTTTATTATATTTGGTTTTACACCAAGAAGCACTTTCTCTGATAGCTTGCAGAGATCTTTAATGCTCTCACTAACTTCTATTCCTTTTTTTATAACTCTTTCTCTTACTTTTGTGTTAATGTCAAATACAACAATATCTGAAGGCTTTAAAACTTCACTTTCTAATATTCCATCTAAAATAGCCCCTGCCATATTGCCGCATCCGATAAATCCTAATTTCTTTCCCCTCATATTGGATTCTATCCTTTCTTCTTTTTTACTACAATTACATCACAAACAATAATCTTATGTCAATATTAATTATCTTTTACTATTGTATTTAATAGAAGCCCTTATAAAATCCTTAAATAATGGATGTGGTCTGTTAGGTCTTGACTTTAATTCAGGATGGAATTGTGCTCCAACAAACCAAGGATGATCTTTTATTTCAACAATTTCTACTAATCTACCATCAGGGCTTAGTCCTGAAAGAACCATTCCAGCTTCAGTCAACTTACTTCTAAATTCATTATTAAATTCATATCTATGTCTATGTCTTTCATAAATAAATTCTTCCTTGTAAGCTTCTGCTGAAAAAGTTCCCTTTTCAATTTTACAAGGATATGCTCCTAATCTCATAGTTCCACCCATTTTATCAATATCTTTTTGATCATTCATTAGATCTATAACTGGATATTCTGTATTAGGATTTATTTCTGAACTATTAGCATCTCTAAGTCCTAACACATTTCTTGAATACTCTATAACTGCACACTGCATACCAAGACAAATTCCTAAGAAAGGAAGCTTATTTTCCCTTGCATATCTTATAGCCTCAATTTTTCCTTCTACACCCCTATCACCAAAACCACCAGGTACAAGCACGCCATCTACGGTTTTTAATAGTTCTTCTGCATTTTCTTTTGTTACTTCCTCTGCATCTACCCATTTTATATTTACTTTTACATCATTATGTAGTCCACCATGATTTAAAGCCTCTACAACTGATAAATAAGCATCATGGAATTCTACATACTTGCCTACCAATGCAATATTTACAGTATCAGATAGTGTCTTTAGCTTACTAACCATTTCAATCCACTTACTATTATCTATTTCATTATATTCTAAACCTAACTTCTTACAAACTAAAGTATCTAAACCTTCTTTATGAAGCATAAGAGGAACTTCATATAAATTTTCTGCATCTAAATTTTGTATTACTGCTTCTCCATTTACATTACAGAACAATCCAATTTTATTTTTTAAATCATTTGATATTTCCTTTTCAGAACGGCAAACTATTATATCCGGCTGAATACCTATACTTCTTAATTCTTTTACAGAATGCTGAGTTGGTTTAGTTTTTAACTCTCCTGCCTTTCCAAGATAAGGGACTAATGTAACATGAATAAAGCATACATTTTCCATTCCAACATCATATTTAATTTGTCTTATTGCTTCTAAAAATGGCAGGGATTCAATATCTCCAACTGTTCCCCCAATTTCAGTTATAACAACATCAACGTCCTTAACCTCAGAAACTCTTTGAATCATCTTCTTTATTTCATTTGTAATATGAGGAATAACCTGAACTGTACCTCCTAAATATTCTCCTTTTCTTTCCTTAGATATTACTGACCAGTAGATCTTACCTGTAGTTACATTACTATACTTATTTAAATTTTCATCTATAAATCTTTCATAGTGTCCTAAATCTAAGTCTGTTTCTGCACCATCTTCAGTTACAAATACCTCTCCATGTTGATATGGACTCATAGTACCAGGATCTACATTTAAATATGGATCAAACTTTTGTATAGAAACCTTTAACCCTCTATTTTTTAATAATCTTCCTAAAGAAGCTGCTGTAATACCTTTTCCTAATGAAGATACAACACCACCTGTAACAAATACATACTTTGTACTCATAATTATCCTCCAATTTTAAAAAAATAAATTTATCTATTGACAAATCCCCCATAACTCATTATAATAAAAATTACCTCTCTATTGTAAAATGGGGATTTTGTTGTCATAAATATAGAAAGCATTATAACATATCCATATTCTTTTGTGAATATGTTTTTTATCATTTTTAAAAATAATTAAAACCCCGTGAAGTTTTAAAATAATACTTCACGGGGTTAATTTATTAATAAGCTCCTGTTTCAAAGGACTCCACTGGCACATTATTAATTATCATTAATATATTATTATATATAATAATTTTAAAACAGGTAGATAATAATGTCTTTGCTTAGTCCAATATATTTAAATCAGGATATGATACAAGATATTTCTTCAATTTTAATAAATGGATATTTTGAAAGTATTACTATTAGAAAAGTTAATGATAATACCTATACTGGTAAATATCAAAACAATAATAAGGGTCAGCATAGCGAAGACTATAAGAACACTAAAGGAGATAAGGATGATAGCACAACTATCGGTAAAAGCTGCTACAATTATGAAGACTCTCTAAAATACCTTGAAAGCAAAAACTATGATAGAAATGATATTACTATAAAAAGGGCTTATTCTACCTTCCTTTATTACAATATTTTAAAAAGGGCTATGATTGATCTAAATTTAATAAAGAATTTAAATAATAATCAAGCTTCCATTGATGATATATTTAACGGTGATTATGTTGAATTTAATGGTTCATTAAAAATAAATTCTCTTTCAAATACTATAGATAACTGCATACTTATATTAACTAATTATGACCCTTCATCTTTAGATAAGCAATTTAACAATTCAAATCTTGGTCCTCTAACTTATACATCAATATTAGAATTACTTAAGTCTATGCAAAAACTTCTTATTAAAGGTAATACTTTAGAAGTTCTTGTAAAATCAAATTCCTTCTCTTCCATTTTAAGCTTAAACACCAACTATACTTCAAAGTTTTCCTATATCTATGACCTTGAAGCCTGCAATTGTACTGTCTTCGGCAAAGTTGCAAGTGTAATTAAATCATCAAAGGAAAATATAAGCGAATTAAGAAAAACAGGATTGACCGAATATTATAAAAGCCTTCTTAATTCCTTTAAGCCCTATTTTAAAGTATTAAATGATAATGGTTTTTCAATACCACGTGAATTTATTACAGAAATTTATGGCCCCGCCCTTGAAATAGTACCAATAAGTATTTGCATATAAATATCCTTCCAAATAAGACTTTAAATATACCGTAATTGGAAGGATATTTCTATTTTTTATTTCTTTTTAACAGGAAGCCATATTTCACTATATGCATAAGCTTCCTTAGTTTCATTCATTTTAGCAAATGAAAATGAAGGAAGATTAAGTACTTCGTAATTAGAAGCAGGAAGCCATTCTGAATATATTTTTGCCATTGTTTCCTGTAAGATAGAAGGAAAAGGTCCTTCATTAGGAAATACAGCCCAAGTACAAGCTTCAACAGGCACTTTTTCTAATAAATCACTCACTTCATTTTTAGTTGTTAGAACACCTATTAAGTGAGTTAAATATCCCTCTTCTTTCATGAAGCTAGTATCAGACTCATAGGAAGCACTAATAATTTCATAAGGTTCAATATTTTGAAGGGAATGCATTTCCTCCCTTTGCTTATCCGTTATACTTTGAGCAAGTTTAACAATCTCATTATTTATCCCCTCAAACTGCATAGGAACACGCTTAGATACACCAACTAAATTAAAAGCAGGTTTTTCTTCTATTCTAAATTCTATATTATTTCCTCCCTTAACGGTTATTATAAATGAAAGTTTGGGAAATGTTTTACCGACACCATTTTTTATTACATCTGAAGGTAATAGTCCACTCCATTTTTTAAAAGCTCTAGTAAAACCATCAGTTGATTGATAACCATATTTAAATGCAACATCAGTTACTTTTTCTCCATTCAGTAAATCCATACTTGCTTCTGATAACCTTCTATTTTTTATATATTCACTAAGGCTAAACCCTGTAAGATATAAAAATATCTTTCTAAAATGATAATCAGAAACTCCAGCATATTCAGAAATTACTTCAAGAGATAAATCATCAGTTAAATGTTCTTCAATATAGTCAATTACACCATTTAATTCCTTTAACATTGTTCCCGCCCTTTCATGTATTCATAATAACCTGGATAATTTATTTATATTTGATTTTTTTATAGGAAATATATCAAATAGTTATATAATTTCCTGTTTTAATGTATCAATGATATTTTCTTTTTTAACCTTTTTGCTTGAATAAATCATGGCAGATCCAACTATTATAAATACTGATACAATTGATATAAAAACACTAAACCATGGAACTTCAAATTCAAAGCTAAAATTAGTCATCAAGGTTTTATACATTAAAAACATTACAAAAAAACTAATTGGCATACCATAAGATAGAGCCTTTATCCCATAAAATATACTTTCATAATTTATCATTTTATTAAAACTCTCAGAAGTCATTCCAACAGACTTAAGCATTGCAAATTCCCTCTTCCTAAGAGCAATACTAGTTGATATAGTATTAAATATATTTGCTATACAAATTGAAGTAATAAGTAAAATAAAAGCATAAGTAAACACTGACATTATTAAAATCATTCGCTCTTCTCGCTGTCTAGCCATATGTAAATTATAAAAAGATATTTCATCTTGCACATATGACTTTTGGATTTCTTCAATACCTTCTTGAAGGATTAAAGGATTATCACTTTTTAAATAAAGAATTCTATTAATATTATCACTTACATTTTTATTAGCTTCTGCTATTTTATAAAAAAGCTCTTCAGAAATAATTACATTAAAAGCAGCTCCATAAATGGATGATGAAATTCCCATAGGAACCTTATCAGTTAAAGCAGCTATTTCTAATGAACCAACAGAAACCCTTTCATTAAATTCATAATCATAAAATTCTAAATCTAGTTTTTCTCCTATCTTTGTCTTAATCGCCTTTTCTTCAATATATCTATTTGTCCTTCCATCTTCATATCTTATTGTATCAATAACTATAGCAGAAGGATTTTCTACATCTAGTAGTTTATTAAAGTCAAGTCCAACTTCTTCTGAATAAACTTTTAAAGCTTCATTATCCAATGCTTTTACTGATATATCATAAGGATATTTTCCATCTGACAAGGCTTCATGCTGGAACTCCTTTATATAGTCAGGTACAAATTCTTCTTTAACCCAGGAATTAAGATCTAGACTATAAATATAATTATATTCAGAAATATTATCTAAGGAGATTATTTTATTAATTATTTCTTCCTGCTTCACCCTATCTCTATCATTAAAATAGACTACCACATCAAAATTAATTCCATCTTGAGTAAGTAATAAAGATTTTTTAAGACTTGAGGTAAAATAAGATACCGCTAAAAACAAAATCATACTTATGATCAAAGAAAATACAGTAGCTCTATATCTTGCTTTATTTCGTTTAAGATTTTTTAATCCCAGCTCACCTTCTATACCAAATATTTTTCTTGTTAACTTTGAGGTCTTTACTTCTTTTCCTTTAATTTT from Clostridium isatidis harbors:
- a CDS encoding cupin domain-containing protein; protein product: MTSLYNSYDPYHYWANIPKNNWTTGYNPYFYRSEFMINNTLTDHGPTPYVINIDEATKENNTFRTALWTGNNLQVTLMSLNVGEDIGLEIHPDVDQFLRIEEGEGIVRMGTDRDNLDFERRVTDDFAIMIPAGTWHNVINTGNEPLKLYSIYAPPQHPHGTIHQTKADEPASNGDLRKY
- a CDS encoding ABC transporter permease codes for the protein MNIINKLTLRQLLLNKRRTLVTIIGVIISVAMITAVASLGISFMDMMRRNSISNEGEWHVLYENVNKTQLEAIKNDEETKELILSRGLGYAFLEGSQNDNKPYIFIQEYNEAAFENFPIKLIDGKLPERENEIAISEAIIKNAKVNYKIGDTVTLEIGQRHYQDEDGNDIILSQKDDLRRFNGTIQETLIKEVTKSYTIVGIIENLKWEYSWAPGYNAISYIDENIIKPEEEVNSSVILKNINSKLFKNAENLASQNGIEKVSFNNDLLRCYGVIKDDNLRNMIIVLSIIVTAIIMIGSISLIYNAFAISVSERSRHLGMLSSVGATKKQKRNSVFFEGAVIGIISIPVGIIAGLLGMGITFRFINSMIQGVLGITENLKLVVSPVSILIAIFVSIITILISTYIPAKRASNVSAIDAIRQTQDVKIKGKEVKTSKLTRKIFGIEGELGLKNLKRNKARYRATVFSLIISMILFLAVSYFTSSLKKSLLLTQDGINFDVVVYFNDRDRVKQEEIINKIISLDNISEYNYIYSLDLNSWVKEEFVPDYIKEFQHEALSDGKYPYDISVKALDNEALKVYSEEVGLDFNKLLDVENPSAIVIDTIRYEDGRTNRYIEEKAIKTKIGEKLDLEFYDYEFNERVSVGSLEIAALTDKVPMGISSSIYGAAFNVIISEELFYKIAEANKNVSDNINRILYLKSDNPLILQEGIEEIQKSYVQDEISFYNLHMARQREERMILIMSVFTYAFILLITSICIANIFNTISTSIALRKREFAMLKSVGMTSESFNKMINYESIFYGIKALSYGMPISFFVMFLMYKTLMTNFSFEFEVPWFSVFISIVSVFIIVGSAMIYSSKKVKKENIIDTLKQEII
- a CDS encoding AraC family transcriptional regulator, with translation MLKELNGVIDYIEEHLTDDLSLEVISEYAGVSDYHFRKIFLYLTGFSLSEYIKNRRLSEASMDLLNGEKVTDVAFKYGYQSTDGFTRAFKKWSGLLPSDVIKNGVGKTFPKLSFIITVKGGNNIEFRIEEKPAFNLVGVSKRVPMQFEGINNEIVKLAQSITDKQREEMHSLQNIEPYEIISASYESDTSFMKEEGYLTHLIGVLTTKNEVSDLLEKVPVEACTWAVFPNEGPFPSILQETMAKIYSEWLPASNYEVLNLPSFSFAKMNETKEAYAYSEIWLPVKKK
- the proC gene encoding pyrroline-5-carboxylate reductase, yielding MRGKKLGFIGCGNMAGAILDGILESEVLKPSDIVVFDINTKVRERVIKKGIEVSESIKDLCKLSEKVLLGVKPNIIKNVLKEAGKALEGKAILSIVAGISSDTIKDWADTEVRVLRIMPNTPAMVGEGATVLCSDTTFTEEEKAEAEKIFKSIGIVEWLPEKMIDTVTGLSGGGPAYVAMFIEALADGAVLDGLSRATAYRLAAQTVLGSAKMILDGGMHPGALKDMVCSPGGTTIEGVKALEDGGLRSAVIQSVIDSSNKSRKLSEK
- a CDS encoding TrkH family potassium uptake protein, with amino-acid sequence MNYGIVIKVLGKILSLEALLMLPSLLIAVYYGQSDVLAFIKCIILIGVVGYLMTKVKCKNNKINGKEGLAIVTFGWILASFFGSLPYVFSGSIPSLVGAFFETVSGFTTTGSTVLTDIEIIPKGILFWRSFTIWLGGMGILVFGVAVLPSIGASGFQIFKAESPGPIKDRIVPKIKETAKILYTTYSIITATLMILLLIGGMPLYDSINHAFSTIGTGGFSIKNLSIGAYNSSYIHIIISIFMILSGINFSLYYALYKGKWRDVLKNSELKFYLGLVFTTVVLISINLLITSYDNISIALRDSFFQISAIITTTGFSTVDFDQWPTFSKAILFLLMFVGGCAGSTAGGMKNIRIVALLKLVKRQIVKTFHPRAMIPVKIDGRAISSDTTAGITSFFVLYIGIFVVGTIIISLEGFDFMSSASAVATALGNVGPGFGVIGPMFNFSVFSDFSIFLLSILMLLGRLELFTIIALFAPSKWKNEV
- a CDS encoding DUF6414 family protein; this encodes MSLLSPIYLNQDMIQDISSILINGYFESITIRKVNDNTYTGKYQNNNKGQHSEDYKNTKGDKDDSTTIGKSCYNYEDSLKYLESKNYDRNDITIKRAYSTFLYYNILKRAMIDLNLIKNLNNNQASIDDIFNGDYVEFNGSLKINSLSNTIDNCILILTNYDPSSLDKQFNNSNLGPLTYTSILELLKSMQKLLIKGNTLEVLVKSNSFSSILSLNTNYTSKFSYIYDLEACNCTVFGKVASVIKSSKENISELRKTGLTEYYKSLLNSFKPYFKVLNDNGFSIPREFITEIYGPALEIVPISICI
- the trkA gene encoding Trk system potassium transporter TrkA, encoding MKVMIVGVGKLGYKLAETMISEGIDVTLIDSNSKVIERINDHLDVLTVNANGLEIDILKELNIEDYDLLIASTNSDETNTIICTLAKKLGCKKTIARMRNPEYTEQLDFIKNELGIDLIVNPDLATANEITRYLLKKYSFYTGDFAKGKVQMLDLSANILPGFVGNRIMDLDNMDGILIAAITRDGDVIIPNGSTELNEDDIIHFIGDTRSINNLVDKYKLNTNRKQIKRAMIFGGGKLGYYLAKRLIEANINVVIIEEDRERCKYLSNNLDNVLVIHGDGTDINILDEEELSEMDAFIGATGFDEQNILMCLMAKQAHVKKVIAKISRPSYSHLIDKFGIDAALNPVNITVSNILKFIRGGKVVSVSLLLGEQAEVTEVIVDENLHIVGKKVSELGLPKGIIIGAAVQKGKVIIPNGNTIINAKDRLIIFSLTEDTAAIDMFLKPKKGGVFSELWHRN
- a CDS encoding CTP synthase translates to MSTKYVFVTGGVVSSLGKGITAASLGRLLKNRGLKVSIQKFDPYLNVDPGTMSPYQHGEVFVTEDGAETDLDLGHYERFIDENLNKYSNVTTGKIYWSVISKERKGEYLGGTVQVIPHITNEIKKMIQRVSEVKDVDVVITEIGGTVGDIESLPFLEAIRQIKYDVGMENVCFIHVTLVPYLGKAGELKTKPTQHSVKELRSIGIQPDIIVCRSEKEISNDLKNKIGLFCNVNGEAVIQNLDAENLYEVPLMLHKEGLDTLVCKKLGLEYNEIDNSKWIEMVSKLKTLSDTVNIALVGKYVEFHDAYLSVVEALNHGGLHNDVKVNIKWVDAEEVTKENAEELLKTVDGVLVPGGFGDRGVEGKIEAIRYARENKLPFLGICLGMQCAVIEYSRNVLGLRDANSSEINPNTEYPVIDLMNDQKDIDKMGGTMRLGAYPCKIEKGTFSAEAYKEEFIYERHRHRYEFNNEFRSKLTEAGMVLSGLSPDGRLVEIVEIKDHPWFVGAQFHPELKSRPNRPHPLFKDFIRASIKYNSKR